Proteins encoded in a region of the Candidatus Coatesbacteria bacterium genome:
- a CDS encoding leucine dehydrogenase: MGIFEALEAAGHEQLIFCQHQPTGLRALVAIHDTTLGPALGGCRLWSYPDEKSAIADALRLAESSTYQMATANTDAGGGMAVLLAADDEGADEAALRAFGRFIDSLGGRFVAYSDLGTDDDNIRSVGRETAHVRASSPGEIDSETACAWGVFHGITAALNYVHNNAEVAGRTIALQGVGGVGSALARILVDQGAELILSDLRFDPVKELQDRQPDTRMVRPDEIYDVDCDVFCPCAVGGVLNTERVERLKAKIVAGSAFNVLIDEALAARLAERGILFVPEFIINAGDTLMHIHPGGRTELDEVRKGTQRVYRMLGRVFNRCRRSGETPLAAAKALAREKIARIGLTKSIRR; this comes from the coding sequence GTGGGTATTTTCGAGGCCCTGGAAGCCGCCGGGCACGAACAGTTGATCTTCTGCCAGCATCAGCCGACGGGCCTGCGCGCCCTCGTCGCCATCCACGACACCACCCTGGGGCCGGCCCTGGGCGGCTGCCGGTTGTGGAGCTACCCGGACGAGAAATCCGCCATCGCCGACGCCCTGCGGCTGGCCGAGAGCTCGACCTACCAGATGGCCACGGCCAACACCGACGCCGGCGGCGGGATGGCGGTTCTGCTGGCCGCCGACGACGAGGGCGCCGACGAGGCCGCCCTGCGCGCTTTCGGCCGCTTCATCGACAGCCTGGGCGGGCGCTTCGTCGCCTACTCCGACCTGGGCACCGACGACGACAACATCCGCAGCGTGGGCCGGGAGACCGCCCACGTCCGAGCCAGCTCACCCGGCGAGATCGACTCGGAAACGGCCTGCGCCTGGGGCGTCTTCCACGGCATCACCGCCGCGCTGAACTACGTCCATAACAACGCCGAGGTCGCCGGACGCACCATCGCCCTCCAGGGCGTCGGCGGCGTGGGGAGCGCCCTGGCGCGCATCCTGGTCGATCAGGGCGCCGAGCTGATCCTGAGCGATCTGCGTTTCGATCCCGTCAAGGAGCTGCAAGACCGCCAGCCCGATACGCGGATGGTCCGGCCCGACGAGATCTACGATGTCGACTGCGACGTCTTCTGTCCCTGCGCCGTCGGCGGGGTGCTGAATACCGAACGCGTCGAGCGGCTCAAGGCCAAAATCGTGGCCGGTTCGGCCTTCAACGTTCTCATCGACGAGGCCCTGGCCGCGCGGCTGGCCGAGCGGGGGATCCTTTTCGTTCCCGAGTTTATCATCAACGCCGGGGACACGCTGATGCACATCCATCCCGGCGGGCGCACCGAGCTCGACGAGGTCCGGAAAGGTACACAGCGGGTCTACCGCATGCTGGGCCGGGTCTTCAACCGCTGCCGCCGCAGCGGCGAGACCCCGCTGGCCGCCGCCAAGGCCCTGGCCCGGGAAAAGATCGCCCGCATCGGCCTGACCAAGTCCATCCGCCGTTAG
- a CDS encoding cytidine deaminase: MTRPSWDSYFMGIARLVAGRSTCLRRHVGAVLVRDKHILATGYNGAPRGLAHCEELGGCYRRQHDIPSGQRHEICRGAHAEQNAIAQAARFGVVTEDATIYITNHPCVICAKILINAGVKRIVYAEGYPDKLSAELLAEAHELLGLELLQHPAPELTAAPERDL; encoded by the coding sequence ATGACCCGTCCAAGCTGGGACAGCTACTTCATGGGCATCGCCCGCCTGGTGGCCGGGCGCTCGACCTGTCTGCGCCGCCACGTCGGCGCCGTGCTGGTCCGCGACAAGCACATCCTGGCCACGGGCTATAACGGCGCCCCCCGGGGGCTGGCCCACTGCGAGGAACTGGGCGGCTGCTACCGCCGGCAGCACGACATCCCCTCGGGCCAGCGCCACGAGATCTGCCGCGGCGCCCACGCCGAGCAGAACGCCATCGCCCAGGCCGCCCGCTTCGGCGTGGTCACCGAAGACGCCACCATCTACATCACCAACCACCCCTGTGTCATCTGCGCCAAGATCCTGATCAACGCCGGCGTCAAACGGATCGTCTACGCCGAGGGCTACCCGGATAAGCTGTCGGCGGAGCTGCTGGCCGAGGCCCACGAGCTGCTCGGGCTGGAACTGCTCCAGCATCCCGCTCCAGAGCTGACTGCGGCGCCGGAACGAGACCTTTGA
- a CDS encoding CoA protein activase, translating into MIVTTPRMGLCHIGYRRFLEGFGHTVHIPPPGTKHTLSLGTQHSPEFVCFPFKIIMGQYLQVLRRHPEIEAVFTSGGRGPCRAGLYGVLHREILAEQGHDLRMLLLEPPVIENVKLMSPGLTWRERIMHSKYAWRLLRAVERVEELSHFYRPRELHRGATDAAFAAALTRLQRVRDIIEPRRLHRDLERFFARRVEIDHDYEPVRIGIVGEIFVVLDDFANHDIERQLGYLGAEVQRSLYVTKWLLGGIYRRWTKQSIARASERFLSYWVGGDGRESIGESVMYAEAGYEGVIQLSPFTCIPEIVAKSILPTIGEEAGIAVLSLDIDENTGTAGVRTRLEAFVDMLQRREGKPPLHRRTNEPRSSAIQRPAPAAGGVR; encoded by the coding sequence TTGATCGTCACCACACCGCGCATGGGTCTGTGCCACATCGGCTACCGGCGCTTCCTCGAAGGCTTCGGGCATACCGTTCACATCCCGCCGCCGGGGACCAAGCACACCCTCTCCCTGGGCACCCAGCACAGCCCGGAGTTCGTCTGCTTCCCCTTCAAGATCATCATGGGCCAGTATTTGCAGGTGCTGCGCCGCCATCCGGAGATCGAGGCCGTCTTCACCTCGGGCGGCCGGGGTCCCTGCCGCGCCGGGCTCTATGGTGTGCTGCACCGCGAGATCCTCGCCGAGCAGGGCCACGACCTGCGGATGCTGCTGCTCGAGCCGCCGGTGATCGAGAACGTCAAGCTGATGAGCCCGGGCCTGACCTGGCGCGAGCGCATCATGCATTCCAAGTACGCCTGGCGTCTGCTGCGGGCGGTGGAGCGCGTCGAGGAACTAAGCCACTTCTACCGGCCGCGGGAGCTGCACCGGGGCGCCACCGACGCCGCCTTCGCCGCGGCGCTCACCCGCCTGCAGCGGGTGCGGGACATCATCGAACCCCGGCGGCTGCACCGTGATCTGGAGCGTTTCTTCGCCAGGCGGGTGGAGATCGACCACGACTACGAACCGGTACGCATCGGCATCGTCGGCGAGATCTTCGTCGTCCTCGACGATTTCGCCAACCACGACATCGAGCGCCAGTTGGGTTACCTGGGGGCCGAGGTCCAGCGCAGTCTCTACGTCACCAAGTGGCTGCTGGGCGGCATCTACCGCCGCTGGACCAAACAGAGCATCGCCCGGGCCTCGGAACGCTTCCTCAGCTACTGGGTCGGCGGCGACGGCCGCGAGAGCATCGGCGAGAGCGTGATGTACGCCGAGGCCGGCTACGAGGGCGTCATCCAACTGTCACCCTTCACCTGCATCCCCGAGATCGTCGCCAAGAGCATCCTGCCCACAATCGGCGAAGAGGCCGGGATCGCCGTGCTCAGTCTGGACATCGACGAGAACACGGGCACCGCCGGGGTGCGCACCCGGCTCGAGGCCTTCGTCGATATGCTCCAGCGCCGCGAGGGCAAGCCGCCCCTGCACCGCCGAACGAACGAACCCCGCTCCAGCGCGATCCAGCGTCCCGCGCCGGCCGCCGGAGGAGTGCGGTGA